The genomic DNA CAGGGCTGCGCCCCTTCTTTGGTGTTTTTGTTTTTGCTTTCATCCCACGGTTAGGGAAGCAAAAAAACGTAAACTTGTCCAGTACAAAGTCATCCCTCTGCCGTTCAAGTGCTTATGAAGTCAAATTGATAGACCCTGGGATGATTAGTGGTTTAACTATGCTTGCGGAGGAGGTGATGTTCTGCTTTTATTATGGAGTCAAATCGAAAAGTACAATATTCGCGGCAGGCAGGTTTTTCCGGTATGAAAAAACTAACCGATATCACAACTGTTTTTCGGCGAAACTATTCTGACGTATTAGGCCTCGACATCGGGACGTCTGGCACCAAGGCGGTGCGAGTAAAACTGATCCATGGGGTGCCCACCGTAACGGCGGTGGATATTCTTCCCGCGATTGACCGACCTGAATCGGAGGAAGTGCCGATTGTGCCTTACCCTATTCCTAAATCCCTGAGAGCTCGCTATGTGGCCATGGCGGTTTCCACAGGGGGCGGAATTGTTAAATTACTGACGTTTCCGGTACATTCGGGGAAGTCAAATAATGAACATGTTCTTGAGCTAATGGGACTGAGTGATGATGTGGGGTATCGACTGGGGTACGAAACCATTTTTGAAAATCGAAGTGAGGTACGGGCGTTGGCATCGGCACTTCCTGATACCGTTGCCCGCAGACTGTGTCAGTCATTCCCCATCGGAATCCCTGCCCCGTGTTCACTCGAATTATCAGGATTAGCCAGTCTTACGGCGTTTAGTCGCGTGTGCGGCAAAGATAATGCAGAGGAGTGCAGTGTGCTGGTTGATTTCGGAGCGGAGGGGACCCTGGTTGCGTTTTTAAACAAGAACATACTGGTTCTTGTCCGCAAATTCGACTTTGGGGCTTGGCATATTTTAAAAAAGTTACAGAATAGTTTAGGGGTCGAGCAGGATGTGGCGATGGGGATATTGACGGATGGTTCCTTTGATGTGACCAAAGTGGTGCATCAGGCCATGGAGCCTTTTTTACAGCAATTGACCATTTCGTGGGATTTTGTTGAGCGTCGCGAGAATACCCATATTGGAAAATTGTATGTGTGTGGAGGCGGGGTGGGAATGCGCCTATGGTCGCAAGAGTTGGAGACCGCGACCGGCTTGGCTCCAGCCAAATGGGATCCATTTGAGGGTTTGGTGGTTCAGCCCGGAGCGATTCCTGACGGTTTCAAGGGCCAGGAGCCACGGTTTTCGGCCGCAGTGGGAGCGGCACTATCCATGATGAAGATCGGCTGACCGATGCATATTAATTTAATCTATAAAGACGAGCAGCGCAGTGCCAGTCCAGTCTCTTTTGGGCTCATGATGCGTGTTGCGATCGGTGCGGTTTTGTTCCTCGCTGTATTTGGGGTCGTGATGTTTACGGTTGGATATAGCTCGATTAAGCATCAGGTAAATGCCCTCGACAATGAATGGAAATATGCGGATCCGAAGTATAAGGCGGCCATTCAAGTGCGAAAAGAACTCTCGGAGCGGGCCGATACGTTGAAGGCGCTGCAGGGGTGGCGTGAGGCCCGTATTGCCTGGGGCGGGCAGTTAGAATCCCTTGGGAGTATAGTCCCGGCGGTGATTCAGTTAACGGAGATTAGAATAACTCACGCAGTGTTGTTGGTATCCAACAATACCCCGACCCGTGTGTTTGAAGCCAAGTTTTCCGGCCGGGCGTCCGCCGATCGATCGGAGGTCAATGTGGTCGAGTTCCTCAATGGATTCAAAGAGAAGCCATTCAATCAGTTTGTGGAGTCAGCGATCCTGCCTCCGGGCGCATTCCGACAGGACCCTGTGATTAAAAGTGATCGGATTTTTGAAGTTGTTTGCAAATATTATCCAAGGCTGATCGAATGAAGCTTCCCCAGTCAAAAAAAGATCGCATGGTGGTTTTCGTCCTGAGCGGCGTTGTGGCGATCGTTATTCTCTTTGGTGTCATTCAGTGGGGATTATTCCCTTTGCTGGACGCAAAGAGGGAGCTTGAAGTCAGGCTTGTTGAGTTACAGGATAAGCTGAAAAAAGCGAGGCGGGAACTCGATTATGCCCCTGGGATACAAAAGGATTATGATGACGTCACCGCGCAGGTTGAGAGGATAAAAAAAGAGAATATTTTCCGGCCGATTTTAGGTTCCTATCTGGTTGGGGTAAGCGAACAAATCGAGTCAGTCGCCCGTGCGACTGGGGTCCGGATTGAGTCGACCCGCGAAATTGGAGTGATCGATATTCCGCTAAAATCCAAGAATTCCCCTTTGAAATCCTTCAAATTATTTACGGTTCAGGTCAGCGCTTACGGCTCCTATCAGGCGATTACTCACTTCCTGTTGCAAATGGAGGCGCGTAACGCTTTTTTTGGCGTCACCGACATGACCATCGGGGGGCAATCAGATAATCCAGAAGAGCAGCGACTGGTGGTTCAAGTGGAATGGCCTATCGAAAAAGCAACTCCTTCAGAAGGGGGGGGGAGATGAACCGGCTTTCTTTCGTGGTCCTATGCGGGCTAATCATGGGATGGCTGTTACTGATCCCCCGGGGCGACGCGCAGGCCACGACGGCTGAGGAGGGGGCTGTGGCCGGGGGGGTGGCCTTGCCAGAAACGACCGGCGACTCACTTGACGGCGCGAAACCGCGAGATCCCTTTTGGCCTGTAGGATACGCGCCTAAGAAGGTTCAAAAAACCACAGGGAAGAACCCGGGAAAAACCTCACTGACGGAGCCGTCGGCGCCTGAATCGATGAGGGTTCCATTGTGGGAAGAGGCCAGGAAGAAGGTGGACATCCGGGGAATTAGTTTGGTCCATGATAAAGATTCCGGCGCTCCCAAGTTTTTGGCTCTTGTATCAGGGAGGGTGGTTGAGACGGGGAATGTGGTCTCAGTGAAGTATCTTGGACGGTTGTATCGCTGGCGCGTCGTTGGAATTAGCGAAGAGGGGGTCTCTTTTCAGAAATTGGACGTCAGAGGCGAGTGATCAAGAAGGTGGATAGGCTGTTAGATTTAAATGGAGGGCGCTGCTCCGTCAGCGCCGGTGTGAGTGGTCATGCAAAAGGAGTGAAGTATGCAAAAAATCAAATATTGGCTTAGTGCCGTGATGGTTGCCTTATTAGCGCTCGTGATCCCGATGGGCTGTGATGATGGCGGAAGCGGGGATAATGGCGAGCTGGACGCTTACTTTGCGAGTCACCCGTATGTGTCCGCTCCCCGGGATGGAGGCCCGGTCGTTGTAACGTTGACTCCGTCCTCGGCGACCCTGAGCACAGTGGGGGAGAAGGCCTCCTTCAGCATGAGCGGTGGGACCGCGCCTTATTCCTGGGATGTGTCCGATTCCTCCAAGGGGGCGATATCTGCCAGTGGCGGCCAGGGGGTTTATACGGTTACCGCTGTGGGAAAAAATGACATCATTGCCTACGACCGCAATGGCAATGCGGCCATCGCCAAGATTTCGGGATCAGGCGATTCAGCCGTTTCGCCCTTGACCGCCAGTGCATCGCCAAGCACCCTGCTTCAATACGAAAATCAAGCGGTATTGACCGTTTCCGGAGGGGTGGCTCCGTACAAGTGGTTTGTGGTTGATCTTAGTAAGGGGGCGCTGATCAATGGTTCTACAGGGAGTTCAGTCCTCTATCAGCGTGCTGACCCGGGGGATAGCGGAGTAACCGTTACCGACAGTGCGGGGACCGCCTTTAGTTTGGTAATCAAGCAGCCCTAAATGCTCCCGTTGTTTGGACGGCAGGCGGTGATGGCCTGAAGGAGGAAATCATGTGCGATAATACCAATATGGGACATTACAGGCTGCGGAAGTGGCTAGCCTTCGGGCTGGTCCTGTTGATGTGGCTGGCATGGGTCGGCTCCACCTTCGCCCAAGGCATTTCCGGGACCATTAATAATGTCTCAACATGGAAAAATCTGGCGCCTCCTTTCGGCTTGGGGCCGCCGCCCGGGGATGGCTCTGGTTCGGGACAGATCGCGATTAGCGTTATGTCTGCAGACGCCACCGTGGCGAGCTTGATTATCACGAACGGGGTGTTGCCGCTTGGGGGTCTGTACGCTTACAGCTTTCCAGGTCCCTTTCCTCCGGATGTGGCTTATACCGTCGTGGCCTGGGTTGATGGTGACTCCAACGGGGTATATGACTTCGGGGAACCTAAAGGGGTGGCGAGTGTGACCTTTTTGTTGGGCGCTTCAGTGGTTGGCAAGCGGGTGAACATTACGGATGACTTTGATAAGGATGGCCTCCCTGACTGGTGGGAGACCCACTGGTTTTATAATGAAGTTGATCCGCTCGCCTTCACAGGGGCGAATGATCCGGATGGGGATGGCCTTTCAAACCTGGAAGAGTATCAACTCTCTGTGACGGGGACGAATGGCGTTTTCCCGCTCGCCCTGCTGAGTCCCGCCAACTGGGATTCGGATGGGGACAAGATGGATGATGGCTGGGAATGCCGCTATTTCGATCCGATCTTACTGACCGGCATGAATGCCACGGTGTCTAACGCTCCTTCAAGTGATTTTGACGGGGATGGTTTGTCGGATTGGCAGGAGTATTGTGGGGTGGATGGCTATCCGAGAATGGTGTTTGATCAGTTCGTCGACTCGATTAAACGAGGAAAGATGAATCCGCAGGCCCTCGTATCGGATGATCTTAATCCCATCGATGTTGATACTGATTTCGATATGTTGCTCGATAGTTTTGAAGCGGCCTGGTATGACCCGGCCAACAGGATCGATCCCCGTGCCGGGACGCTGGCGGCGGTGCCTGCGTTAGGCGTGGCCATTGACACAACTATTGCGCAGGAAGATTCCGATCGGGATGGTCTCAGTAATTTCCGGGAACAGTGTTTATTGGCGGCCCTCCATCAATCATCCACAAACGGGTGGCTGTGGAATTGGAGCGGGCGAGTCCCCTTTGCCTTTCACCCTTATACCTTCCAAGGGAAAACGTATCGGCTTTGCACCATGGTGACATGCGGCGGACAGGCTTTAAATTTGGGGCTGGCCATGAATCTGACCATTCCCGATTCCATCAATCGAGCCTCATTGAGAGCTCATGAATGGACCGATCCCACGGAGGGAACTGGGTATGCATATACCGATGAGGTCTTGCCCCCGGGGCACGATACCGATAACGACGGGCTTCCTGATGGCTGGGAGGTCCAGTTTGGTCTTGATCCTCGCAATGACGGGTTTGATGGCTCTTGGACTGATGGCCCCTTTGGTGATCCTGACAATGATGGTTTGATGAATATTGATGAATTTTTCGGGCAGGATGGCAACCGCTCCGCTTCCTTCCCTTACATCAATGGGACCGGAGATGAAACCAATCCGAACTTGTATCATTGGCGCGTGGATAGCACCTATCAGTGGCGATGGATCAATACCAACGTAACCGCAACCACGGCCTCTTCGGAACGGGAAATCGGCGACCCGCGGAACGGGACGGGGATCAGCCGCCGGGAGACCCTTGGAAGCGCATGGCCTTCGACTAACGTGCTGGCCAGTTCTGATGTGGATATCGGTTACGATTCCGATGATGACGGGATTCCTGATGCGATTGAGGTCAGCCCAACCAATTCCGTTTTGCCGTCGAGTCCGGTGGATTCCTGCGATCCGTTTATTCCGAGATCCGCTTTAATCATAAGTCAAAACGGGATTGCCATCCCTGATCCGGAACCTGAAACTTCAGCCATTTCCGCAGGCTGGCGGCCGGACTTACAACGACGTGATTGGACGTTGGAGTGTCAGGTGAAATTGCTGGCGACCAATCTGACGGGGAACCTGTTTAACTTCCAGACGGGAAGAGGGACAAAATTGTGTACCGTCTATCGACTTTCCCTGTCTAATAACGCTCCGGTTCTCGTATCGGATAATTCCTCATATAATCCAGTGATGGTTTCCGCCAATCCATTACCCACCAATCGGTGGGTTCATTTGGCAGCGGTGTGGGATCATCAGAATAATAATTTAGGCCTGTACGTTGACGGGGTGTTGTCAATGTCGCCCTTGCAGCTGACTGAATCCTTCTCTGTTTATATGCAGTCCGCGTCCAACCGGTTGACGTTGGCGGAATCACCCAATGGGTCGTTCGTCAATAAGTTGCTTCTTGATGAGGTGAGGATCTGGGGACTGGCCCGAACATCTGCGCAGATCGCTGAATATGCGCACAAACTGGTTCCGCCCGTGAATGGCGACGATGTGTGGATCCATCAAACGGACTCCGACACCATTCTTGTGAACGGGGGCGGTATTTTTGAGCGCGAACCGGGGGTTCCTCTGACTAACGTGTATACGAGAACTGGCAGTTATTGGCTCGATAACGGTGACGGACAATACGATGCCACCAGGGATGTCCTTCTCGTGAATGGCTCGAATGTGTTTTCAGGGATGAGTGGCGCCAAGGTGGATCAGGTCTACTGGAATGACAAAGACCATAGCGGCGATTTCACGCGGAATAGTTTGCTGGCTTACTACCGGTTTGATGATGGCGGGAGTTCGGCTGAGGATTTTGCCCGGCACGCAAAGAGTGGGTTGTTACGTGCTACGACCGAGGATTACCGTTTCGGCGATAGAGGGTATGCATTACCTACAAATTCATTTTTGTTTGTGACCAATGATCCTGCAATAGTCTATGGGGTGGACAAACGCGGGGCCGATGATTCTGATTCCGATGGCCTGCCGGATGCCTGGGAACTGATACATGGGCTGGATCCTTGGGATGATGGCACCCGGGGCGAATCTTCCCCTGGGGCGAAGGATGGCATAAATGGAGCCAAGGGGGATCCTGATAAGGATGGTTTGGTTAATATTTATGA from bacterium includes the following:
- the pilM gene encoding pilus assembly protein PilM, producing MKKLTDITTVFRRNYSDVLGLDIGTSGTKAVRVKLIHGVPTVTAVDILPAIDRPESEEVPIVPYPIPKSLRARYVAMAVSTGGGIVKLLTFPVHSGKSNNEHVLELMGLSDDVGYRLGYETIFENRSEVRALASALPDTVARRLCQSFPIGIPAPCSLELSGLASLTAFSRVCGKDNAEECSVLVDFGAEGTLVAFLNKNILVLVRKFDFGAWHILKKLQNSLGVEQDVAMGILTDGSFDVTKVVHQAMEPFLQQLTISWDFVERRENTHIGKLYVCGGGVGMRLWSQELETATGLAPAKWDPFEGLVVQPGAIPDGFKGQEPRFSAAVGAALSMMKIG
- a CDS encoding LamG-like jellyroll fold domain-containing protein, with translation MCDNTNMGHYRLRKWLAFGLVLLMWLAWVGSTFAQGISGTINNVSTWKNLAPPFGLGPPPGDGSGSGQIAISVMSADATVASLIITNGVLPLGGLYAYSFPGPFPPDVAYTVVAWVDGDSNGVYDFGEPKGVASVTFLLGASVVGKRVNITDDFDKDGLPDWWETHWFYNEVDPLAFTGANDPDGDGLSNLEEYQLSVTGTNGVFPLALLSPANWDSDGDKMDDGWECRYFDPILLTGMNATVSNAPSSDFDGDGLSDWQEYCGVDGYPRMVFDQFVDSIKRGKMNPQALVSDDLNPIDVDTDFDMLLDSFEAAWYDPANRIDPRAGTLAAVPALGVAIDTTIAQEDSDRDGLSNFREQCLLAALHQSSTNGWLWNWSGRVPFAFHPYTFQGKTYRLCTMVTCGGQALNLGLAMNLTIPDSINRASLRAHEWTDPTEGTGYAYTDEVLPPGHDTDNDGLPDGWEVQFGLDPRNDGFDGSWTDGPFGDPDNDGLMNIDEFFGQDGNRSASFPYINGTGDETNPNLYHWRVDSTYQWRWINTNVTATTASSEREIGDPRNGTGISRRETLGSAWPSTNVLASSDVDIGYDSDDDGIPDAIEVSPTNSVLPSSPVDSCDPFIPRSALIISQNGIAIPDPEPETSAISAGWRPDLQRRDWTLECQVKLLATNLTGNLFNFQTGRGTKLCTVYRLSLSNNAPVLVSDNSSYNPVMVSANPLPTNRWVHLAAVWDHQNNNLGLYVDGVLSMSPLQLTESFSVYMQSASNRLTLAESPNGSFVNKLLLDEVRIWGLARTSAQIAEYAHKLVPPVNGDDVWIHQTDSDTILVNGGGIFEREPGVPLTNVYTRTGSYWLDNGDGQYDATRDVLLVNGSNVFSGMSGAKVDQVYWNDKDHSGDFTRNSLLAYYRFDDGGSSAEDFARHAKSGLLRATTEDYRFGDRGYALPTNSFLFVTNDPAIVYGVDKRGADDSDSDGLPDAWELIHGLDPWDDGTRGESSPGAKDGINGAKGDPDKDGLVNIYEFWAGTNPRFADSDADGVLDSQEDRDGDGVVNIIEQLQGSRPDIVDTDDDGFADNEEQSAGTSPINAVDPATNSLAVVFAGSSGDYLEIPVNINQRMPEWTLEAWVMPSNVTDGAGIIVRRVVENLAGGTQAVNYVMGLEPNGTGGLRMYAGYIWPDGRQYLVRAGTVAPTVWTHLAASYNRSGAALTLYTNGFVAASTNTFYDGPPISGRGGETFVRIGEDFGGAIDEVRLWNKVRTGAQIQANTNRVISALDTNGLVDYFRFDDGQANTNLFPLSEFNQPAGFQDFTYESDWNAQWRHAAVKHGNVLTRLGAIISPPSLRVMLQPDEAIGGGAQWSLDGGTWQNSGVSLQGLEAGPHTVMFKEVPGWTTPNSLSLILTNGRAITTNGLYIQKSALKISFNNVPIPPLAAWRVNDGDWMTNNMVMSNLDAGVVNVSYRPVPGYVEPPLVPPIILNPGETRTYVTAYTLMTASISAIITPAAATLAGARWQVDGGTGQVSGAVVGGLPMGTHTIQFLPLSRWITPSNITVTPTNQALMVVTGLYSQVAGLAVDLLPAEAVATGAQWRVSGGDWTNSGTLIPLPLGTYTVEFKPVNGGWLAPGSQTAIVTDQHVTELLGTYYRADVFGGTVTTNAGDFYLPHGLDSDLLHRLFVSDTYNDRIQMYDALSQQWTVWGKFGTALGQFKKPNGLAVDRLGNLFVADQSNHRIQKRVATNGQWVAIGSNTLVSGSALGQFNGPADVAVDSAFTLYVADTWNHRVQKMTTSGVWSVFVTNGPTDGKVQYPQGLHIDSADNLYVSDDGTQTNGLNRIQKFAKTGLYLGLLGGRDASQGGLQDPGGMTIGNGNLYVANNYDSRVAFSDMTSMTWTSLVGSNVLSHPGDVEWDSRGYLYIADTSHNRILMVQVDPAAATNGLTQLTAMTSSGTNTSFTLTWFARLNWNYAVQYAGTLSSSTVWANLPGYSAVMGLDMITNCTDTTVLGVTNRFYRIIAY